The Candidatus Cloacimonadota bacterium genome contains the following window.
TGATATTTGAGTCATATTCTTTCAGGTTTTTCTTAACCGCACTCAAATTTGTAACCGTTCCACCAATACCGATCAAGATTTGTTTGCTGACATTTTTAATGTTCATTTCATTTAAGATTTCTGTTACTCTTGTTATTCTACATTGAAAATCTTCAGGAAATTCATTATGTAGTCTCCTGACACCGATACTTGTTGAGAGATGAGATATGATTTTATTTTCTTTCAAAAAAGTAAATTCAGTACTACCACCACCAACATCAAACAGCGTAATATCATTGAAATCAGGAAATTCTTTAATATTAGCTAATCCATTAAAATAAGCTTCATTTTCTCCTGAAATTATGTTATATTTTATCCTGAAATTATTCCATAACCATCCTGATAAAATGCTTATATTCTTTGCTTCCCTCGAGCAGCTTGTTCCAATAATGATTATTTTATCCGTATATTTTTTGGATAATTCGATAATTTCTTCTAAAATGACTTTTGTTCTGTCTAAGGCTTCCTTTGTCAGAAAACCATCTTTCATATCCTTTCCCAGAGCTGAAGTGAAAGAATTTCGATGAATAATTCTTATCCGCTCTTTATTTTTCCCTGCTATTAATAGGAGAACATTATTTGTTCCGACATCGATGACCGAATAAATTTTTTCCATTTTATTTTGTAACAGGGAACTCCGTTCCTTTTATAATTTGATACTCTATCTGTAGCATAGAATTGCATTCTGTGAAAAAAAATGCACATTCACATTTTACAAAAATCGGCTATATTAATAATGATAAACAGATTTAATATTATCCGTCTGCCAACCCTTTTCTTTACCTTTTTTTAATTCAAACTCAAATATCTGCTCTCTGTTAGGCAAGGTCGAAATATCGATATTTTCAGGAAGTTGACTGCTGTGAAAGAACGCTGTATCAAAAGGAGATTCTCTTTTTCTGGAATCCGTTATCCACAAGCCACCGCTGATATCTTTCATAAAACGCATAAAACCATATCCTTTGTGTCCATTTTCAGGATGAAAAGAATAACAAACACCGCGAACTATTTTTTTATCCTGATTTTTATAATTGTATTCTATTGGCAAAAGACCCGGAATCAGATAACCGGATGTGAAAAGATCAGCTTCGTTTCTTAAAGCATGGGAAACATTGTTAAAAGCAAGAGTTTCTACCCGGCAGCCTTTATTCTGTAAAGCGCGCACAACTTGAATAAAATCTCCATCTCCGGTTACCATCAGAACATAATCAAGCCTTTCCGACTGCATCAGAGTATCAACAGCCATATCAAGATCAGCGTTTGCCTTTCCGAATTTATTTCCCTGCTCATCATGAAACCAGCGCACAGTTTTGGCGATAACTTTATAACCGAAATCTCTCAATGATGAATGAAATCTGTCCTGTTTTTTTTTATATTCCGGATTGATCCTTGCCATTTCTTGATCATACGCAACATAAGCATTCAGCCGGACTGCAATTCCATTATTCCGGCAGGCAAATTCCCGCAGAACATCATATTGCATACCAAATCCTCCATTCATGGCAATATTTTGCACATCGACATAAACTCCAACTTTTATCTGACCTTTTCCTTCCATAAAACCTCCAAAATATATCTTCCCTTCCGAAGTTTTCTTTCACTTGTTCTTACATTAAGATTCGGAAGGATGCAAATACAAGTAACTTTCCGAATCTTAATGTATAGAATTCCTTCGTGAGAAGCTTCGGAAAGATAGCAACATTTTTAATCTTTCTTAAAATATGCTACAAAACCATAACAACAATTTAAAATTTATTTACTGTTTTCCTAATTTTATCTTCAAATCAAAAAAACATTCCCATTCAGGAGATTAGAAATATGAAAAATAATTTGCCAAATTGTTCTCGATTTAAATATATTTTGATTAAAATGTCCTCAACCTGGCAAGTTGATTTACGATCAACAATTCGATATTCATTTTTTTCTTCAACAATCAACAATCAGCATTCATAATTCATAATTCGATTCCAACCATTGCGAAGGTTAATTAATAAAATTTCCTCCGCAAGAAACCATTCGCAAGGTCTAATTTCACATCTTCATCTCGATCCCGAAATGAATGATACCATCGAGAGGATTCCTGAATTCTCCGCCTTG
Protein-coding sequences here:
- a CDS encoding NYN domain-containing protein: MEGKGQIKVGVYVDVQNIAMNGGFGMQYDVLREFACRNNGIAVRLNAYVAYDQEMARINPEYKKKQDRFHSSLRDFGYKVIAKTVRWFHDEQGNKFGKANADLDMAVDTLMQSERLDYVLMVTGDGDFIQVVRALQNKGCRVETLAFNNVSHALRNEADLFTSGYLIPGLLPIEYNYKNQDKKIVRGVCYSFHPENGHKGYGFMRFMKDISGGLWITDSRKRESPFDTAFFHSSQLPENIDISTLPNREQIFEFELKKGKEKGWQTDNIKSVYHY